The Syntrophorhabdus sp. genome window below encodes:
- the topA gene encoding type I DNA topoisomerase, whose protein sequence is MGKSLLVVESPTKMKTLSKYLGKDYVIKATYGHIKDLPKSTLGVDVEEGFKPHFHILKGKSKVVDEIKKAGKEAERILIGSDPDREGEAIAFHVAEVIGNNDRIERVLFHEITKKGVLDAMRSPIKLDPAKYNAQKARRILDRLVGYKISPLLWERVSYGLSAGRVQSVALRLVCEREAEIEGFEREEYWVIDVVLELPSGETFTATLERKAADGTALSAGGKGSGKIRIASEDEAAAIRADIAGKEFIVTKVEVKEKNISPQPSFITSRLQQEASRVLRLSPKRTMMLAQRLYEGVDIGEDGPVGLITYMRTDSVRVSMEAVAEARDFIRKGFPEGYLPEKPNFFKNRKTAQDAHEAIRPTSVFFTPEKVKPHLDKELFALYDLIWKRFVSSQMTRKRVETKTVDVTAGDHVFVARGTTVLFDGFTKIYEEIGEDEEAVTALPEVKKGERATLRNTTMEQRFTNPPPRYSEASLIRTLEGKGIGRPSTYATIVSTVQDRDYVRKEKGRLVPTPLGRTVNRLLSEFFPTVLDVGFTAKMEVRLDEIEDGKKDWIKSLEKFNASFEGELQGAQKQMKSLKKEEKETEIECDKCGRKMLLRWGKSGEYLVCSGKPECKNKKNVRVDADGKITIVESEAKGICPKCGGKLVEKKGRFGRFLACSNYPECKHTEAFSLGFSCPMEGCPGKLVEKTSKMKKRFVSCSEYPRCSFATNKEPTEGECPSCGAPTLFSFKKALFCLRKDCGWKSR, encoded by the coding sequence ATGGGAAAGTCACTGCTCGTTGTTGAGTCGCCGACAAAGATGAAGACCCTGTCGAAATACCTGGGAAAGGATTACGTCATCAAGGCGACGTACGGCCATATCAAGGACCTTCCGAAGAGCACCCTCGGTGTCGATGTCGAGGAGGGTTTCAAGCCTCATTTTCACATCCTGAAAGGCAAGTCGAAGGTGGTCGATGAGATAAAGAAGGCAGGGAAGGAAGCGGAAAGGATCCTGATCGGGTCAGACCCCGACCGCGAAGGGGAAGCGATAGCCTTCCACGTTGCCGAGGTCATCGGGAACAACGACCGCATCGAGCGCGTCCTCTTCCACGAGATAACGAAAAAGGGGGTCCTCGACGCCATGAGGTCGCCCATCAAGCTCGACCCGGCCAAGTACAACGCCCAGAAGGCGCGGCGGATACTCGACCGGCTCGTGGGATACAAGATAAGCCCGCTCCTGTGGGAGAGGGTCAGCTACGGCCTTTCCGCGGGAAGGGTGCAATCGGTGGCCCTTCGCCTCGTGTGCGAGCGGGAGGCCGAGATCGAGGGCTTTGAAAGGGAGGAGTACTGGGTCATCGACGTTGTCCTCGAACTTCCTTCGGGAGAGACCTTCACGGCGACACTGGAACGGAAGGCCGCCGATGGCACGGCGCTGTCGGCCGGCGGGAAGGGGTCAGGAAAGATCCGGATAGCCTCCGAAGATGAGGCCGCCGCCATCAGGGCCGACATCGCAGGGAAAGAGTTCATCGTGACGAAGGTCGAGGTGAAGGAAAAGAACATATCACCCCAGCCGTCCTTCATCACGAGCAGGCTCCAGCAGGAGGCCTCCCGGGTGCTGCGCCTCTCACCGAAGCGCACGATGATGCTCGCGCAGAGACTCTACGAAGGAGTCGATATCGGCGAAGACGGACCGGTGGGACTCATCACGTACATGAGGACCGACTCGGTGAGGGTTTCGATGGAGGCCGTGGCCGAGGCGCGGGATTTCATCAGGAAAGGTTTTCCCGAGGGCTATCTCCCCGAGAAACCGAACTTCTTCAAGAACAGGAAGACGGCCCAGGACGCCCACGAGGCGATACGGCCCACATCGGTCTTCTTCACCCCGGAGAAGGTCAAACCCCATCTCGACAAGGAGCTCTTCGCCCTCTACGATCTTATCTGGAAACGCTTCGTGTCCTCCCAGATGACCCGGAAGAGGGTGGAAACGAAGACGGTGGACGTCACCGCAGGCGATCACGTCTTCGTTGCCAGGGGCACGACGGTGCTCTTTGACGGATTCACGAAGATATACGAAGAGATAGGTGAGGATGAAGAGGCCGTGACCGCTCTTCCCGAGGTCAAAAAGGGCGAGAGGGCAACGCTCAGGAACACGACCATGGAACAGCGTTTCACCAACCCTCCCCCCCGTTATTCCGAGGCGTCCCTTATCAGGACCCTGGAGGGAAAAGGTATCGGAAGACCCTCCACCTACGCGACCATCGTGAGCACGGTCCAGGACCGCGACTATGTGAGGAAAGAAAAGGGCAGGCTCGTGCCCACACCCCTTGGCCGGACCGTCAACAGGCTCCTTTCCGAGTTCTTCCCCACCGTCCTCGATGTGGGTTTCACGGCCAAAATGGAGGTCCGTCTCGACGAGATAGAGGACGGCAAGAAGGATTGGATCAAATCCCTGGAGAAGTTCAACGCCTCTTTCGAGGGCGAGCTTCAGGGCGCCCAGAAACAGATGAAGAGCCTCAAGAAGGAGGAGAAGGAGACGGAGATCGAATGCGACAAATGCGGCAGGAAGATGCTGCTGCGCTGGGGAAAGAGCGGCGAGTACCTGGTCTGCTCCGGAAAACCGGAATGCAAGAACAAGAAGAACGTCAGGGTCGATGCCGACGGGAAGATAACCATTGTCGAGAGCGAAGCGAAAGGAATATGCCCCAAATGCGGCGGCAAGCTCGTGGAGAAAAAGGGACGGTTCGGCCGCTTCCTCGCATGCAGTAATTATCCCGAATGCAAGCACACAGAGGCATTCTCGCTGGGGTTCTCGTGTCCCATGGAGGGATGCCCCGGCAAACTCGTCGAAAAAACGTCGAAAATGAAGAAGAGGTTCGTCAG
- a CDS encoding 16S rRNA (uracil(1498)-N(3))-methyltransferase, with translation MEIRRVFVDKLKIKNGMVLLTGPMHRYIIGVLRKRPGDRIDLIDGKGYLYRSTIQSVKGKELYLQVLDAVHNPDEKRPKVILCVSPIKGPRMDWLIEKATELGAEKIVPTIFKRTVVRLTDHGAEKVERWKRITVEASRQSGRFTIPEISEPTPLRGIAELIGDADRRVVLYEREKRVTLRDVFGSKGTDATCVVIGPEGGIEEEEVEWLRENGFITCTLGENIFRTETTPLVVLSVILYEYASTGSESTGNNAGA, from the coding sequence ATGGAGATCAGAAGGGTTTTTGTCGACAAGCTGAAGATCAAGAACGGCATGGTCCTCCTGACGGGGCCCATGCACAGATACATCATCGGGGTCCTCAGGAAACGCCCGGGAGACAGGATAGACCTCATCGATGGAAAGGGTTACCTCTACCGTTCCACCATCCAGAGCGTCAAGGGGAAAGAGCTCTACCTCCAGGTGCTCGACGCGGTGCACAACCCTGATGAGAAACGACCAAAGGTTATCCTCTGCGTAAGCCCCATCAAGGGGCCCCGGATGGACTGGCTCATTGAGAAGGCGACGGAGCTGGGGGCCGAAAAGATCGTTCCCACCATCTTCAAGAGAACGGTGGTGAGGCTCACCGACCACGGGGCGGAAAAGGTCGAACGGTGGAAGAGGATCACCGTCGAGGCCTCCCGCCAATCGGGACGTTTCACCATACCGGAGATATCGGAGCCGACACCGCTTCGGGGCATCGCCGAACTCATAGGGGATGCCGACAGACGCGTCGTTCTCTACGAAAGAGAGAAGCGTGTCACCCTCAGGGACGTCTTCGGCTCGAAGGGGACAGATGCCACCTGCGTTGTCATAGGACCCGAAGGCGGTATCGAAGAGGAGGAGGTCGAGTGGCTCAGGGAGAACGGCTTCATCACCTGCACCCTGGGAGAGAACATATTCCGGACGGAGACGACGCCGCTCGTCGTCCTGTCGGTGATCCTCTATGAATATGCCAGCACAGGCAGCGAAAGCACAGGAAACAATGCCGGCGCGTGA
- a CDS encoding HD domain-containing protein, producing MSKKIFVRDITGNQNEVNDLFVVTKKGTYTSKNNTRYMMIGLKDATGSIDGRVWERVDELEGLFERGDIVSVRSKARDYQGKPQLHITDIRKLDADLAVGDIAHFYPSGDRDRTFLEKEYGQIVSEVTNPWLAKLLAVFRDDAQLRERFFSYPASTTVHHVYIGGLLDHSLCMARMGMAAVSFIGGDRDIVIAGSILHDIGKTQELDITRGFRFTDRGRLLGHITLGVMILEDLIRRVEEFPKELTDILTHIVVSHHGLEEWGSPKKPMFPEAIIIHHLDNLDAKVKGVREHMKDNMADERWSEYHRLYEAKYYKID from the coding sequence TTGAGCAAAAAGATCTTTGTGCGGGACATCACCGGGAATCAGAACGAGGTAAACGATCTTTTCGTCGTCACGAAGAAGGGCACCTATACCTCGAAGAACAACACCAGATACATGATGATAGGCCTCAAGGATGCCACGGGCTCCATCGACGGAAGGGTATGGGAGCGCGTCGACGAGCTGGAGGGCCTCTTCGAAAGAGGCGACATCGTCTCCGTCCGGTCGAAGGCCAGGGACTATCAGGGAAAGCCGCAGCTGCACATCACCGACATCCGCAAGCTCGATGCCGACCTTGCGGTGGGCGACATTGCCCATTTCTATCCTTCCGGTGACAGGGACAGGACTTTTCTGGAAAAGGAGTACGGGCAGATCGTGAGTGAGGTGACCAATCCCTGGCTCGCGAAGCTCCTCGCGGTCTTCCGCGACGACGCGCAGCTCCGGGAAAGGTTCTTTTCGTACCCCGCCTCCACCACCGTGCACCACGTTTACATAGGCGGGCTGCTCGATCACTCCCTCTGCATGGCACGGATGGGCATGGCCGCCGTATCCTTCATCGGGGGGGACCGCGACATAGTGATCGCCGGTTCCATCCTCCACGACATTGGAAAGACGCAGGAACTCGACATAACGCGGGGTTTCAGGTTCACCGACAGGGGCAGGCTCCTCGGCCACATCACCCTCGGTGTCATGATCCTGGAAGACCTGATCCGTCGCGTCGAGGAGTTCCCCAAGGAACTGACGGATATACTCACCCATATCGTCGTCAGCCACCATGGCCTGGAAGAATGGGGATCGCCCAAGAAACCCATGTTCCCCGAGGCCATCATCATTCACCACCTCGACAACCTGGACGCGAAAGTGAAAGGCGTGAGGGAGCATATGAAGGACAACATGGCGGACGAACGCTGGAGCGAATACCACCGGCTGTACGAAGCGAAATATTACAAAATTGATTGA
- a CDS encoding MFS transporter, whose protein sequence is MTDGAGASKSQGLHWAWIILAVCFVNLFINYGIRLGYGVILPEMIRTMGITRKEGGEIFNAYFYAYICFSPFVGYFTDRLGARVVIPVFGVVLGVGTFLMGLSNGFWQAAFTFCFVGIGAAAMWTPIITLVQRWFALHKRGMALGILSAGFGLGFATMGRLYPMIVAHWSWRYCWYILGVAALVMIVINVILLRSKPEDAGLVPWGTRPDEPAPAAPAAPAGKQRSCYGEILSARRFWMIAASYFAIGATLYMITTFMVDYARYQLGFAYDRASFLATMHGFGQVVGVLTIPAISDRFGRKGTILTSNAFIALIIVWIILSGSNAAMLYTSIFIFGIFYGATFPLYGACGGDYFRKEIIGTVIGAFTPFYAFGAIAAHWFGGYVRDVTGSFSIPFMVAIGLAALSAVLMGFVKKEE, encoded by the coding sequence ATGACGGATGGAGCCGGAGCTTCGAAGTCGCAGGGTCTGCACTGGGCGTGGATCATTCTCGCCGTATGTTTCGTGAACCTCTTCATCAATTACGGCATTCGCCTGGGATATGGTGTCATTCTGCCGGAGATGATACGGACCATGGGCATCACCAGGAAGGAAGGCGGGGAGATCTTCAACGCCTATTTCTACGCCTACATTTGTTTCTCGCCCTTTGTGGGGTATTTCACGGACCGGCTCGGTGCCCGTGTCGTGATACCCGTCTTCGGCGTGGTCCTGGGAGTGGGAACGTTCCTCATGGGTCTCTCGAACGGCTTCTGGCAGGCGGCCTTTACCTTTTGTTTCGTCGGCATCGGGGCGGCCGCCATGTGGACGCCCATCATCACTCTCGTGCAGAGGTGGTTTGCCCTCCATAAGAGGGGCATGGCGCTCGGGATACTGTCGGCCGGGTTCGGGCTTGGTTTCGCCACCATGGGGCGGTTGTATCCGATGATAGTTGCCCACTGGAGCTGGAGGTATTGCTGGTACATTCTCGGTGTCGCCGCCCTCGTCATGATCGTTATCAATGTCATCCTCCTGAGGAGCAAGCCCGAGGACGCGGGTCTGGTTCCGTGGGGGACACGGCCTGACGAACCCGCGCCGGCCGCGCCGGCGGCACCCGCCGGGAAGCAGCGTTCATGCTACGGGGAGATCCTCTCCGCGAGACGCTTCTGGATGATCGCCGCCTCTTATTTCGCGATAGGCGCGACGCTTTACATGATAACCACCTTCATGGTCGACTATGCGCGGTACCAACTGGGGTTTGCCTACGACCGGGCATCGTTCCTCGCGACGATGCACGGGTTCGGCCAGGTGGTGGGGGTCCTAACCATACCGGCGATCTCCGATCGTTTTGGCCGGAAGGGGACGATACTCACATCGAACGCCTTCATCGCGCTCATCATCGTCTGGATAATCCTTTCCGGCTCCAATGCCGCGATGCTTTATACGAGCATATTCATCTTCGGCATATTCTACGGCGCGACCTTTCCCCTGTACGGCGCCTGCGGCGGCGACTATTTCAGAAAGGAGATCATCGGGACGGTGATCGGCGCCTTCACACCTTTTTATGCCTTCGGAGCCATTGCCGCCCACTGGTTCGGCGGCTACGTCCGCGACGTGACAGGCTCCTTCTCCATCCCCTTCATGGTCGCCATAGGCCTCGCCGCACTATCAGCGGTGCTGATGGGGTTCGTGAAGAAGGAAGAGTAG
- the thiL gene encoding thiamine-phosphate kinase: protein MEISENNFIEGIRKFSRRSNSVVRGIGDDGAVAELGAGQYVFVQDAMAEHVHFEFSFMDPYYVGKKALYSNISDVLAMGAQPVFYLVTAGIPAKISSGEMDRMYRGLDRVAREFGVILLGGDTVATARDLFIDISVIGKLAAKRYFGRDKARRGDLIAVTGKLGEAALGLRALKERGDAKGLKGCIRRFLSPRPPYALWKEIVKNDITDAMMDVSDGLILDLSRMMKESRKQARIHWEKVPVPRPLRQRGLEDLAFGGGEDYQLLFTFPRDKLPVVEAMIERGRPVTVIGEVVSGRGVRVLRHGSEITPPRGGYDHFGGKV, encoded by the coding sequence ATGGAGATATCGGAAAATAATTTCATTGAGGGCATTCGAAAATTCTCCCGAAGAAGTAATAGTGTCGTACGGGGCATCGGTGACGACGGTGCCGTCGCGGAGCTTGGCGCCGGCCAGTACGTCTTCGTGCAGGATGCCATGGCGGAGCATGTCCACTTCGAGTTCTCTTTCATGGACCCTTACTACGTGGGTAAAAAGGCTCTGTACTCCAACATATCGGACGTCCTGGCAATGGGAGCACAGCCGGTCTTCTATCTCGTGACCGCGGGAATACCCGCGAAGATCTCCTCGGGGGAGATGGACAGGATGTACCGCGGCCTGGACAGGGTCGCCCGGGAATTCGGCGTCATCCTCCTCGGGGGAGACACGGTCGCCACGGCGAGGGACCTCTTCATCGACATCTCCGTGATCGGGAAGCTGGCCGCGAAGCGATATTTCGGCAGGGACAAGGCCCGAAGGGGCGACCTCATCGCCGTCACGGGAAAGCTCGGAGAGGCCGCGCTGGGGCTTCGGGCGCTCAAGGAAAGAGGGGATGCGAAGGGTCTCAAGGGCTGTATCAGGCGTTTCCTCAGTCCCAGGCCTCCGTATGCCCTGTGGAAGGAGATCGTGAAAAATGATATAACTGATGCAATGATGGATGTGAGCGACGGGCTCATCCTCGACCTTTCGAGGATGATGAAGGAGAGCAGGAAACAGGCCCGCATCCACTGGGAAAAGGTCCCCGTGCCCCGCCCGCTGAGGCAGAGGGGTCTCGAAGACCTCGCCTTCGGAGGCGGAGAGGATTACCAGCTTCTCTTCACGTTCCCCCGGGACAAGCTTCCCGTCGTAGAGGCAATGATCGAAAGAGGAAGGCCCGTCACCGTCATCGGAGAGGTCGTATCAGGCAGAGGGGTCAGGGTCTTAAGGCACGGTTCCGAGATCACACCCCCCCGGGGGGGTTACGATCATTTTGGGGGAAAGGTTTGA
- the dprA gene encoding DNA-protecting protein DprA, whose protein sequence is MDERRALIALSRVKGLSRLAKRRICDSYPDITRLFRPGTSSAPAGIASRFGDWGGIDRDLKLLDMMGARVLTMRDEGYPKALRHIPDAPIVLYARGPLVPGDRALAVVGSRKASPEGTNLAGKIGETLSLAGITIVSGLARGIDTAAHARALMGPSGTVAVLGCGIDVCYPPENKDLFERIGKEGLVVTEYAPGEDPLPYHFPERNRIIAGLVRGVLVVEATARSGSLITARLALEYGREVMAIPGSVLRTEHAGSNRLIKEGARLVDSVEDILTTCFPDIRPPEPEPVELDRREDRVYSLIGFEKVHADEVIERSGMETKEVMAALTRLIMKNVVAEVAGGFFIRR, encoded by the coding sequence ATGGATGAACGACGCGCCCTCATCGCACTATCCCGGGTAAAGGGTTTGAGCCGCCTGGCGAAACGAAGGATCTGCGATTCATATCCCGACATCACCCGGCTCTTCCGCCCCGGCACGTCCTCGGCCCCCGCGGGCATCGCGTCGCGCTTCGGCGATTGGGGAGGGATCGACAGGGACCTCAAGCTTCTCGACATGATGGGCGCCCGGGTTCTCACCATGCGCGACGAGGGGTACCCGAAGGCCCTGCGACACATACCCGACGCCCCGATCGTCCTGTATGCCCGGGGTCCCCTCGTGCCGGGGGACAGGGCGCTTGCCGTCGTAGGTTCACGAAAGGCCTCTCCCGAGGGCACAAATCTCGCCGGGAAGATCGGTGAGACCCTGTCGCTCGCCGGGATAACGATCGTCAGCGGTCTTGCCCGCGGTATCGACACGGCGGCGCACGCGCGGGCCCTCATGGGGCCGTCAGGCACGGTAGCCGTCCTGGGATGCGGAATAGACGTCTGCTATCCCCCCGAGAACAAAGATCTCTTTGAGAGGATCGGCAAAGAGGGACTCGTGGTGACCGAGTACGCACCCGGGGAAGATCCCCTGCCCTATCATTTCCCGGAACGCAACCGCATCATCGCGGGGCTCGTGAGGGGAGTGCTGGTCGTGGAGGCGACGGCCAGGAGCGGCTCCCTCATCACCGCGAGACTGGCCCTTGAATACGGCAGGGAGGTCATGGCCATCCCCGGAAGCGTTCTGAGGACCGAACACGCCGGCTCCAACAGGCTCATCAAGGAGGGCGCGAGACTGGTCGATTCCGTGGAAGACATCCTCACCACCTGTTTCCCCGACATCCGCCCGCCTGAACCGGAGCCCGTGGAACTGGACAGACGGGAAGACAGGGTATATTCTCTCATAGGATTTGAAAAAGTGCACGCAGATGAGGTAATAGAAAGAAGCGGCATGGAAACGAAGGAGGTCATGGCCGCCCTCACCCGCCTGATCATGAAGAATGTCGTGGCAGAGGTGGCGGGAGGCTTCTTCATACGACGATAA
- a CDS encoding replication-associated recombination protein A — protein MELFSDDTFSTGRSQKPLADRVRPRSLDDVVGQEHLLGEGKLLKVLIERGDVPSFIFWGPSGVGKTTIGWLIGRIMKLPYVSLSAVSIGVKEVKEVIQKARNQRIILFVDEFHRFNKLQQDTFLPHVENGTIILIGATTENPSFEIISPLLSRMRVLTLKPLVTSDLVKILERALRDDEELRKADICIDTATVEEIAYLADGDARRALNLLEVCWKMVREGSSGSPVIDHAIVQEAYQKKTARYDKTGEMHYDLISALHKSIRGSDADACLYWLARMIEGGEDPLYIMRRLVRFASEDVGNADPHALTLTISATEAFKFIGPPEGYLALAQAAVYLSLCEKSNAVYTAYGKAARDARDLPEYPVPMHIRNAPTKLMGELGYGEGYLYPHDHPGALVKQTYLPEELLGKSYYHPTDRGEERRLKAFMEKVRNAYKDR, from the coding sequence GTGGAGCTTTTTTCGGACGACACATTTTCCACGGGGAGGTCACAGAAACCTCTCGCAGACAGGGTACGGCCCAGATCGCTCGATGATGTCGTCGGCCAGGAGCACCTCCTCGGAGAGGGAAAGCTCCTCAAGGTCCTCATCGAGAGAGGAGACGTTCCCTCTTTCATCTTCTGGGGACCGAGCGGCGTCGGCAAGACCACCATCGGCTGGCTCATCGGCAGGATAATGAAGCTCCCCTACGTCTCTCTTTCCGCCGTCTCCATAGGCGTAAAGGAGGTCAAGGAGGTCATCCAGAAGGCCCGGAACCAGAGGATCATCCTCTTTGTCGATGAATTCCACCGCTTCAACAAGCTCCAGCAGGACACGTTCCTTCCCCACGTGGAGAACGGCACCATCATCCTCATCGGCGCCACGACGGAAAACCCTTCCTTCGAGATCATCTCCCCCCTCCTGTCACGTATGAGGGTCCTCACCCTGAAACCCCTCGTCACCTCCGACCTCGTGAAGATCCTCGAGAGGGCCTTAAGGGACGACGAAGAGCTCAGGAAGGCGGACATCTGCATCGATACGGCAACGGTAGAGGAGATCGCGTATCTCGCCGACGGCGACGCGCGGCGGGCGCTGAACCTCCTGGAAGTATGCTGGAAGATGGTCAGGGAAGGCTCTTCGGGAAGCCCTGTCATCGACCACGCTATCGTGCAGGAGGCCTACCAGAAGAAGACCGCACGGTACGACAAGACCGGCGAGATGCACTACGACCTCATCAGCGCCCTTCACAAAAGCATCCGGGGCTCCGACGCCGACGCGTGCCTCTACTGGCTCGCCCGGATGATAGAAGGCGGCGAGGATCCCCTTTACATCATGCGCCGCCTCGTGCGCTTTGCCTCCGAGGACGTCGGCAACGCGGATCCGCACGCCCTTACCCTCACCATAAGCGCCACGGAGGCCTTCAAGTTCATCGGCCCCCCCGAAGGCTACCTCGCCCTCGCCCAGGCGGCGGTGTACCTGTCGCTGTGCGAAAAGAGCAACGCCGTCTACACCGCGTACGGTAAGGCGGCGCGGGACGCCCGGGACCTCCCGGAATACCCCGTCCCCATGCACATCCGCAACGCGCCGACGAAGCTCATGGGCGAGCTCGGCTACGGCGAAGGATACCTCTACCCCCACGACCATCCCGGAGCGCTGGTCAAACAAACCTACCTCCCCGAAGAGCTTCTTGGCAAAAGCTACTACCACCCCACCGACAGAGGCGAAGAACGACGGCTCAAGGCGTTCATGGAGAAAGTGCGGAACGCGTATAAAGATCGTTAG